TAGTTGTGGCAGATGCCGTGGGGCACGCCGGCCTTCGTGACTGCCGACAGCATCGCCTGCGCTTCGGCCAGTGAGTTGGCGAGGGGCTTCTCGCACAGCACCGTCTTGCCTGCTTCGGCAGCAGCGATGGCCATTGGCGCGTGCATATGTCCGGGGGTGCAGATGTCTACCATGTCAATGTCCGGGCGGCGTACTACTTGCTGCCAGTCCGCCGAGGACTCCTCCCAACCGAGGCGCGCGGCAGCGTTCGCAGCCCCCTCGGCGTTCAGCCCACAGATAACCTTCATGACGGGCTCGACCGGGATGTCGAAGTAGCGGGCGACCTGGCGGTAGGCGTTGGAGTGCGCCTTTCCCATGAACTGGTATCCGATGAGAGCGACGTTCAGTTTTCGTTTCGGCATGCGTTCCTCCCGACGGGTGATTCGCCGCGTGAGGCTGCCGTCCTACTTGCGTGCCGAGACGACGCGTGGGATGCCGGCGAGGTCGTCGAGCACCGTGAGGTCGTGCCATTCCGAGAGCAATCTGGCGACCTCGTCCGCTTGGCCGATGCCAACCTCTAGGATGAGCGCTCCGCCAGGCTTCAGTGCCGCTGCTGCTTGAGGTAGGAGACGGCGGATGAGCGAGAGACCATCCAATCCGGAATAGAGCGCGAGCGGGGGCTCCCATTCGGCAACTTGGGCCTCGAGCCGAGGATCCCCCTCGGCGACGTAGGGCAGGTTGGCAAGTACGGCAGCGAGGGAGTCGTTGCGGACGCCACGGAGTAGGTCGGTCTGGACAAGCACCGTGCGGCACGAGAGCCCGTGCTGAGCAAGGTTCTCGGCAGCCGCCTGCAAAGCGGCGTCAGACAGATCGGTACCGATACCGATGCGCCCGTTCGGCAGCAGGGCGCAGGCGAGAATGCACCCACATCCCGTGCCGACATCTGCAATGGGTCCACTCGGCAGGGCGGGTTCGAGTTTCAGAAACCGGTCCACCAGCAGCTCGGTCTCGGGCCTCGGGATTAGCGTTGCAGGTGTTACGCGAAAGCGCCTTCCGTAGAACTCGCGATAGCCGAGGATGTAGGGCAGGGGCTCGCCTACCGCCCGCCTAGCTACCAGATCATAAAATCGTGTGACTGTCTCGGGAGGTGGTACGTCGTCCATGTGTGCGAGCAACAGCGATCGCGACATTCCGAGCACGTGTGCGGCGAGTACCTCGGCTTCCAGGCATGCGGACTCGCCGGAGGCGTGCAGCAGTGTCGCCGCATCGGCTACCAAGCGGCGGATGTTAGTGCTTTCGTACATAGTACAGCCGCTCGATGACGGTCCGCTTACGTGCACGTCCTGCCCCGCGACCAAACACGGGGTACTCCGACTCACTGATAGTGACTGGGCCGAAGCCTGATAGGATCCTCAGGATGTGCTCGTGTGGGATGATCCCCTCGGAACTGTAGCTGAGGAACAGGTGCTTGCAGCGTGCAATCGAGCAGACGCGAGCAAGTTCGACCGCGGCCGTTGCCCTCGACGAAAAGCGGCTGCGGAGGTGATCTCGATGGAACTTGCGTGTCACCCCGTGTACGGCAGGCTTTTCCCATCGCGCGATGTTCTCGAGCACGTGATAGAGGTCGCTGTACTGCCGCGTATTATAGGGTGGATCGAGGTACACCGTATCAACGGCATGACGGCTCAGCAGATCACAGGCATCTGCGGTCTCTACGATCGGCTCTTTGCAGCTAACCGCAACCGGCACCCTCAGATCTAGCGGTTTCAGCGCGTTGCTGTCTACCAGGTGTCTGCTACTATCCTTTGCAGGAGCGTGCAGGTTCTTCATATACGCATCGAACTGTCCGACCGTGTTGGCCGCCTTGTCCGCAGCGTACAGCAGGGATGTCAGCATGGCATCTGCAAGTCTGGGGTCTTCTTCCTGCTGTATGCGCTCCCGAATCGCGTCCATGTGTGCCGCATTCTCATGTGAGAAGTATCGTCCCCCGAAGTGCCTCCACACATATCCTTCCAGGGGTGGTTGCATCCTCAGATCCTCGATCGCCGCTGCAGCGCTCTCGAACTCCACGCCGTCGAGTAGGAAGACCCGCAAGGGTATCGTGTTCGACACCAGAATGTCCCCGGCGGCTATCCGCGTAGTGCTAGGCAGTGACGACACCGCGTAGGCCACGACACCCGTGCCCGCCATCGGGTCGCAGAAGGAGCCGATGCAGCCATCGGTCAGAGACTGAAACCGTTCCAGCAGCCACGGCAGAAGAGCCGTCTTCGCGCCGAGGTACTTACGATTCCATGGATACAGCGGGGATGGCACGAGATGTGAGGTTGCGGTCATCTTTGCAA
The Fimbriimonadia bacterium genome window above contains:
- the prmC gene encoding peptide chain release factor N(5)-glutamine methyltransferase, whose product is MYESTNIRRLVADAATLLHASGESACLEAEVLAAHVLGMSRSLLLAHMDDVPPPETVTRFYDLVARRAVGEPLPYILGYREFYGRRFRVTPATLIPRPETELLVDRFLKLEPALPSGPIADVGTGCGCILACALLPNGRIGIGTDLSDAALQAAAENLAQHGLSCRTVLVQTDLLRGVRNDSLAAVLANLPYVAEGDPRLEAQVAEWEPPLALYSGLDGLSLIRRLLPQAAAALKPGGALILEVGIGQADEVARLLSEWHDLTVLDDLAGIPRVVSARK
- a CDS encoding DNA adenine methylase; the protein is MTATSHLVPSPLYPWNRKYLGAKTALLPWLLERFQSLTDGCIGSFCDPMAGTGVVAYAVSSLPSTTRIAAGDILVSNTIPLRVFLLDGVEFESAAAAIEDLRMQPPLEGYVWRHFGGRYFSHENAAHMDAIRERIQQEEDPRLADAMLTSLLYAADKAANTVGQFDAYMKNLHAPAKDSSRHLVDSNALKPLDLRVPVAVSCKEPIVETADACDLLSRHAVDTVYLDPPYNTRQYSDLYHVLENIARWEKPAVHGVTRKFHRDHLRSRFSSRATAAVELARVCSIARCKHLFLSYSSEGIIPHEHILRILSGFGPVTISESEYPVFGRGAGRARKRTVIERLYYVRKH